GAGCCTCGCCTCCCTGAGCCTCTACGTCGGGATCGGTGTCGGCCCTCTGCTCGGCGAGCTCGCCATCGACAGGGCCGGGTTCACCGCGGCTTGGCTGCTCGCGGCCGTCTGCGCCCTCGCCGCGCTGGCCGCCGCGCTGCGCACCCCCGAGACCCGGCCAGCGCTACCCGCGGCCTCGGCGGGCGACGAGCCCGCTGGCCACCGGCTCGTGCACCCGGCGGGAGTCCTGCCCGGCCTCGTGCTGCTCGCAAGCATCCTCGGCATGGCCGGCTTCCTCGCCTTCGTGCCGCTCTACGCCCTCGACCTCGGGATGACCGGCTCGAGCGGCGTGCTGCTCGTCTTCGCCGGCGTCGTCGTCGGCATCCGCGGCGTCGGCGCCCGCATCCCCGACCGGCTCGGGGCCGCGCGAGCCACACGGCTTGCCCTCGGGCTTTCGGCGATCGGCCTGGCCACGGCCGGCTCCTGGCAGTCGCCCACAGGCCTGTTCGCCGGCGCGATCGTCCTCGGCGTCGGCATCGCGCTGCTCACGCCGTCGGTCTTCACCCTCGCCGTCGAACGCGTCGCCCCGCAGGAGCGCGCGGCGGTGATGGGGACGACGTCGGCGTTCCTCGACCTCGCCTTCGGCCTCGGGCCGGCCGGACTCGGCGTCGTCGCCGCCTCCGTCGGCCGTCCGGGGACCTTCGTCGCCGGCGCGGTCGTCGCCGCCGCCGGCCTCGTCCTCGTCGTAGCGGCGCGCCTCGGCCGCCCGCCCCGACCGCACAGGGCGGCGACGAGCCACCGGTGACCTGGTGAGCTTCGGGTCTGCTGTGCGTCCGCCGACCTCACCAGGACGACCGCCGCCCCGCATCGATCAGCCGCCGTGCCAGGAGCCGCCGGGCGACGCGAGGCAGCGGGTGACCTGCTCGGCGACCATCGGGTCGAGGCGGGCGAGCGCGTCGGGCAGCGGCACCCAGGCGACGGCGTCGATCTCGTGGGCGTGCACCGCGGTGGGCTCGGCCGGCACGGGCCGCTCGGGGACCGCCTCGTAGACGAGCACGAGCCGGTCGGGCCCCGAGGCGGTGAACAGGCCGAGCAGACGGTCGGCACGCACCCGCAGACCGGCCTCCTCCCAGGTCTCGCGCTCCGCCCCCGCCCGCGGGTCCTCGTCGGCGTCGACGACCCCCCCGGGAATGGTCCAGCGGCGCTTGAAGCTGTCGTGCACGACGAGCAGGCGCCCCTGCTCGTCGCGGCACACGGTCGCCGCGGCCACCACCTTGCGGGGCAGGGTCGCGAAGAACGCGCGGCTGCGCACGGCCGGGTCGGCGTGCCAGCGCCCGAGGGCGACCACCCGGGGGGCGGCGTCGAGCAGGCCCGGCCGGCGGTCGAGCGCGGGCTGGTAGTCCGGCGGCGCCCCCGCGAGGCGGCTGCCGGCGCCCGGTGCGCAGAGCAGCTCGACGGCGAAGCCCCGATGCCCGAGGAGGCGCTCGAGCTCGTCGGCGCGGTAGGCGCGCACACCCCCCGCCGGCCCGCCGTTCGCGGCGACGTGGAGGGCGCTCTGCGCCCCGACGAGCGCCACGCCCCCCGGGGCGAGCACCCGG
This Egibacteraceae bacterium DNA region includes the following protein-coding sequences:
- a CDS encoding MFS transporter, whose amino-acid sequence is MNHHSTAVADPSTAGPSGTAMPGRRLRPPTRSTLLTPQFLALALATLAYFTADGILIAAVPRFVAGPLGAGNIAVGLVVGAFSVSAFFLRPWAGRLGDRRGRRPLMVVGAGVFAVSVLGYVTASDPAVLAALRLLTGAGEAFFFVGALTAFTDVAPPDRRGEAMSLASLSLYVGIGVGPLLGELAIDRAGFTAAWLLAAVCALAALAAALRTPETRPALPAASAGDEPAGHRLVHPAGVLPGLVLLASILGMAGFLAFVPLYALDLGMTGSSGVLLVFAGVVVGIRGVGARIPDRLGAARATRLALGLSAIGLATAGSWQSPTGLFAGAIVLGVGIALLTPSVFTLAVERVAPQERAAVMGTTSAFLDLAFGLGPAGLGVVAASVGRPGTFVAGAVVAAAGLVLVVAARLGRPPRPHRAATSHR
- a CDS encoding NUDIX hydrolase — its product is MPPELVAVAATRLAGVAALSPSPATVAALTDAGLDVRLAALADVAAGAADAVVLLADELSRSGDHAEGLVADVARVLAPGGVALVGAQSALHVAANGGPAGGVRAYRADELERLLGHRGFAVELLCAPGAGSRLAGAPPDYQPALDRRPGLLDAAPRVVALGRWHADPAVRSRAFFATLPRKVVAAATVCRDEQGRLLVVHDSFKRRWTIPGGVVDADEDPRAGAERETWEEAGLRVRADRLLGLFTASGPDRLVLVYEAVPERPVPAEPTAVHAHEIDAVAWVPLPDALARLDPMVAEQVTRCLASPGGSWHGG